The Desulfovibrio sp. G11 region CTTGCACGCCGAAGGCTCCTGGCTTATCGGCACGCTGTTCAACCACATGCTCCGCGATCTGGATATCCGGGGTGTGGGCGGCATGACCATGGGGGCAGATCCGCTGGTTTCCGCCACTACGGTTGTTTCGCATGAGCAGGGCAGGCCCCTGCACGGCCTGCTGGTGCGCAAAGAGGCCAAAGGTCACGGCACCGGGCAGTTTGTGGAAGGACTTGGCAATTTTAACGCAGGCGATCGCGTTGCCATGCTGGAAGATGTGGTCACCACGGGCGGTTCGCTGCTCAAGGCCTGTCACAGGATCAGCGACGCAGAGCTGAACATTGTTGCTGTGTGCGCCATTCTGGACAGGGAGGAAGGTGGCCGTGAAAAGCTCCGTGAGGCGGGATATGAACTGCTTGCCCTCTTCACCCGCGCGAAACTGGTGGCCCTTGCGCGCTGAGTGCACCCAGGCGGAACCTGACGCAGCAGCCCTCGGGGCTGTCGTGCCTGAGGGGACTTCGCGGGCGTCTTGTTTGCCGTACGCGGACGGGCGCACGCCCGTCCGGCACATCATGACGCGCTTTTCCACCACGGCTCCCACGACCCGTCAGGGGGGGCGCGTCTTGTGCCGCAGCATGGCTGTCCGGCGTTTTGCCGTTTTTCTTTTTTCTCTTTGCGCCCTGCGGGCCTTGCCGGGTCTTGCAGCGGCGCTTTTGTGCGTTCTTGCCGCGTCCGGATACGCGCGCGCCGATAACTGGCAGGCTTCGCTATATAACGAGGGCCTGCCTTCCCATCTGGTGGCTGTGGATAAAAACCGCCAGACCTTCATGTTTTTCGAGAAAAAAAGCCCTCTCAAGCTCCGCTATACCTACCCCTGCACCACCGGACAGCTGACCGGCGACAAGAAGGTGCTCAACGACCTGCGCACTCCCGAGGGTGTCTACTTTGTGGAGTACAAGATCGCCAGCGGGCTGGATTTCAAAGAATACGGGGGCATAGCTTACACGCTCAACTATCCTAACCCCGTGGACAAACTGCGTGGCAAAACCGGCCACGGCATATGGATTCACAGCAAGGGCCTGGGCATTGAGCCGCTTTCAACACGGGGCTGCGTGGCTATCGGGCTGAAAGAAATTGACGAGGTTGGCCCGAGCCTTGTACCCGGAACCGCCGTGGTGCTGGCGGAACGTCTGGATGAAACCACCGTGCCGCAGCCGGATAACGGCACGGCCCGTGAATTGCGGCGGCTCATGCAGGCATGGAGCAATGCCTGGGCCGGGCGCTCATCCAGGATGTTTGAATTTTATGATGCCGATGCGTACAGCAAGGCCATGCCCGAAAGCTTCGCCGCTTTCAGGCTGAACAAGGAACGTCTGTTCAAGATCCTCAGTTTTATCAAGATTTACAACCGTAAAATTCACGTGCTTGAGGGGCCGGGCTATTGGGTTACCTGGTCCGAGCAGTTTTATACCGCATCCAATCTTTCCACTGAAGGTGTCCGTCGTCTGTACTGGCAGCGCGGTGACGACAAGAAGTTCCGCATTGTCGGTATGGAATGGAGCCCCCGTGATCTTGGTATGCGGGCTGCTTACCAGAAAGGCCAGCTTGTGGCCGAAGCGCCGTTGCAGACGGCTTCGGACGCTGACTCCGAGGCGCCCCTGCCGCCGCGTCTGGATATGCCTGAGAGCGCCGCTGACGGCACGGAAGTTGTAGCCGCCAGCGCCGCCGATGGGAGCAAGGCAGGCGGCAAGACGTCTGCTGAAGCCGCTGCGCCGGGTAAATCCGTTGCACTCAGCGAGCCTCTTGTTCCCCGTCGCATGCAGGCCCCGCCCCCGGCGGAAGTGAACTGGGGCGCGCGCCCCGCCATGGAAGATTCAGCCAGGGTTGCCGCCGAGCAGCGGGCCGCCGAAGAACTTGCTGCCCGGCAGCGTGCGGAAGAAGAGCGCGCCGCAGCGCAGCGCCTTGCCGAAATCCGTGCTGCGGAAGAACGCGCGGCTGCCGTAAAAGCCGAGGCCGAGCGCTTGGCCGCTGAGCAGGCCGCTGCTGAAAAAGCCGCTGCCGAAGCTGAAGCGCAACGCTTGGCGCAACTTGCCGCAGAAAAGCTTGCTGCGGAACGCGCAGCGGCAAAGGCCGAAGCCGAACGTCTGGCTGCCGAAAAAGCCGCTGCTGAAAAGGCCGCCGCTGAAGCCGAGGAGCAACGCCTGGCGCGATCGGCCGCAGAAAAACTTGCTGCGGAAAAACTGGTTGCGGAGCAGCTTGCTGCCCAGCGCGCCGCCGAGGAACTGGAAGCCAAAAAGCAGGCAGCCCTTGCCGCGCAGGATCTGCGCCTTACTCCGGAGCTGCGCACCCAGTTGCAACAGGCTGTGAGCGGCTGGAATGCGGCCCTTGCCGCCCGTTCGCCGGCTCTTGCCGACTTTTACGATCATGCGCGCTTCAACCGTGAACCCGGGGCGCCACGCGGCCTTTCCTATAATGCCGCATGGCGTGAGCTTGAAAAGCATCTGGGCGCGCCCTGGCTGCGTTACATCAGCCGCAAACCTTCTTTCGAGGTGCAGGGCAAGTTGGCGGTTAGCCGCTGCGAAGAGCTTGTGGCCGGTCCTCACGGTTTGAGCGAGGGCGTACGCACGCTATGGTGGCGCAAGGGCGACAACGGCGACCTGCGTATTGTGGCCTCGCAGTTCCAGCCCGATGAGCTGGGCCTGGCCGCCGACTATCTGGATCAGGTAAGCGGCGCGGTAAGCGATGCCATTGAAGGCTGGCGCAAGGCCTGGGAAGCGGGCAACCTGGATGCCTATATGGCCTACTATACCGACAGTGCCGTGCAGCAGGGCCGCTGGGGGGCCAAAAATATCCGCCGTCAGAAAGAAGGGCTGTGGTCCCGTGTGCAGCCGATCCTTGTGCAGCTTTCCGGCTTGCGGCTGGTGGCGGACAAGGCCGGCATACGCGCCGATATGGGGCAGACCTATGCCGACAGCGCCGGGCACAGCGACAGGGGAACAAAAACCCTGCTCCTGCAGTATGACGGCAAGAAATGGCTTATCACGCGTGAAGACTGGACGGCGGCTCCCGCCGCTGCCTCTGCGCCCGGAGGAGGCAGGCCTTGAAATACAAGGAAAGCCTTTCCATCATCTTTATGAGGGATAACGGTCCCCGGCGCAGTTTTCGTGTTCGCCGGGGCCGTTTTTACGCGGCGCTGGTCTTTTTCGCCTGCCTGCCTGTGCTGAGTTCTGTTCTGGGCTGGCATTGCTGGCAGCTCTGGCAGGAAAATGCCGCGCTGCGCGCGAATGTGCTGCGCTTTGAAAGCGACTATCAGGGCGCACAGGCCACGGCAGAGCGCCTTGAGCATCTTGAAGAACTGCTGCGCGAAGAAGATGTGCAGGGGCGCGATCTTGTGCTGCGCCGTCTGGGCGGGGGAGAACCCGCCGTGGAAGCCCCCCCGGCAGACAGGGATGAGAACGGCAAAAGCGAGGCGCTGCGCGGTGCGGAGGGGCCGGGGCATGAGGACTTTCCTGCCATTGACCTTGATTACGTCAAAGTGGGCAATGTGCAGGTGCGCGCCCTGCGCGGCGGCAAGCTGCGCCTTGCCCTTGATTTGCGCAATACCGACAACCAGCGGCTGGCTTCCGGATCTGTGTCCGGCACGCTGATCACGGCTGACGGGGCAAAGCACCCTCTGAGTTTTGACCCGGAAAACGTAGGTGACTTTCGCATCAGCCGCTTCAAACGCACGGTCATTGTGGTGCGCCTGCCGGGACGCCTTGATCTGGTGAATGCCCAGGTCATTCTTGAGGTGCGCAATCAGGACGAAAGCGTGGTATACCGCAATATTTTTCCTGTGGAACACTAGGGCAATCAACGCTTCAAATACTTGCTTAACGGACGGCAAAGCCGCCCTGCAATCATTTGGCGACAAGGATTTGTCTCCAAATCCTTATCGAGCACTTTACCTTTGAAAAAACTCAAATGCTCTGTGTGACGGGCAGTGGTGCGCTGCGGCGGGCATTGCGTGACACGCAGGAATAATGGGAAAGGGCTTAGCCTTCGAGAGGGGGGTAAAATTTCTTCTTGCAGGGCCGGTTTCTCTTTCGCATTGCCTGTCGCGCAGACGGCCCCGTCTCCCTCAGGTCAGGGAAATGCTTATAACAGATTAAAACAGGAAGAACTGTTCTGGGGCGGGGGTGCGAAGGGGGGGACCCCTTTTGCAATAGGGTCCCCTCCACAAGGCATTTCAAAGTAAACGTGCTCTAACCCGCCAACGGCTACGCGGTCCGCGTGGCGTTATAGAAATTGATCAGGCAGCCATCAAGGATGATCTGGCGTTCGTCATCGGTCAGATCCTTGAGGGTAAGGGCAATCTGCTCGCTCGTGCCGTTTTCGCGCACAATATGGGCCAGCAGGGTAGGTTCGGCCTCCTGCACGGCTTTACGTACGTGCGGTACGGCAAGCCAGTCGCCAATCTGAAGCACATCAGCAAGATCCGCATCAACAATGAAGGGCAGCATACCCCAGTTGATCAGGTTGGAGCGGTAGCGCTTTGTGGCGTATTCCACGGCCAGGTTGGCCCATCCGCCCAGTACTTTCTGGCAGGAGGCCGCCTGTTCGCGGGCCGAGCCATCACCGGGTTTGACGGCAAAGATGGTGGAGCCGATGCCCACGTCCGCAAGGTCGGTTCCGTTTTGTGGAATATTCAGACCGCAGATGGCAAAGAGCGCGCGTACCCGGGCCACAAGGTCCGCATCGGCGGCATTGGACAGCCGTGTCTTTTCAAGGGCGTTAACGGTTTTGGCTCGCTCCACATAGCCGGGATCCTTGCGCGACAGGGTGTACTCTGCCAGCTTGAGCGGGTTGGAACGCAGGGATGAAGTCTCGCCCGAGGGGATAAGCTCATCCGTGGTGGTCACGGGGTCGGTGATAACACTGGCGACCTGAAGCAGCAGATGTTCGGGCAGAGCGCTCATGGCGGGCCAGTCCGCAATATTGGGACCAAAAATCAGCGGTGTTTCGGGCTTGGCCTGACCAAAGCCGTTATACACGCGACGGTGGTAGATCAGCGGCTCAAAACGGTAATCAAGGCTGATGCCCGCAAGGCCGGGGGCGCTCCAGTCCAGGTCCGTGGCGGGGGTCAGGCGGCCGCCGTTGGCCGCCGTGGCAGCGATGGAACGGGCGTCCATGAGAGCTACGGCGGAGAGCTGCCCGTTGGCAGGCTTTGACCCTTCGCGGTTGGGGAAGTTGCGGGTGGTGTGGCGAATGGACAGGGCGCCGTGAGCCGGAGTATCGCCCGCACCGAAACAGGGACCGCAGAAGGCGTTTTTCATCACTGCGCCCGCAGCCATCAGTTTGGCCGTGGAGCCGTTGTTGACCAGAGCCAGCCCCTGTGGCTCGCTGGCAGGGTAGACGGACAGGCTGAAGGCAAGGTTGCCCGTGCTTTTGCCGTCCAGAATGGCGGCGGCCAGAGTGATGTTTTCAAAGCTGCCGCCCGCGCAGCCCGCAATGATGCCCTGGTCAACCCACAGGCCGCCATCGCGGATTTTTCCGCAAAGGTTGAGGCCCCTGGCAGCATCGCCAAACTGGCGGCGGGCCTCGTCTTCCACATGGGCCAGCAGCTCTGGGGCATGCCTTGCAACCTCGGCTACGGGGTAGGCATTGCTGGGGTGAAAGGGCAGGGCCATCATGGGCACGATCTTGCCGAGATCAATGCGGATAAGACCATCGTAGGCTGCCGGGCCTTCAAGGCGCAGTTCGGCGTAGTCGCCGGGGCGGCCGTGCTGCTCAAGGTAGCGGGCCACCTTGGCGTCTGTGGTCCAGATGGACGAAAGACAGGTAGTTTCGGTGGTCATGACATCGATGCCGCAACGGTATTCCACCGAAAGGCCTTCCACGCCGGGACCCATAAATTCCAGCACCTTGTTTTTCACAAACCCGTTTTTGAAAACAGCGGCGATAAGGGCCAGGGCCACGTCCTGCGGGCCTACACCGGGGCGTGGCGTGCCTTCGAGCCATACGGCGATTTTCTGCGGGTCGGCCACGTCATAGGTCTTGCCGAGAAGCTGTTTGACCAGTTCCGGCCCGCCTTCGCCCACAGCCATGACACCCAGTGCGCCGTAGCGGGTATGGCTGTCGGAACCAAGGATCATGCCTCCGCATTTAGTCATCATTTCGCGCACATACTGATGTATGACCGCCAGATGCGGGGGAACGAAGATGCCGCCGTACTTCTGGGCGGCCGCAAGACCGAAGAGGTGATCGTCTTCGTTGATGGTTCCGCCTACGGCGCAAAGGCTGTTGTGGCAGTTGGTGAGGGCGTAGGGAACGGGAAATTCCGTAAGGCCGCTGGCCCGCGCTGTCTGGATAATGCCCACATATGTGATGTCGTGCGAGGCCAGAGCGTCAAAGCGGATGCGCAGCACGTTTTCCCCTGCCGGGGCTGTATTGTGCGCGGAAAGAATGCGCGCGGCCAGGCTGTTTTTGCGCGCGGCCTCCACATCCACGCCCTTGGCGCGAGCCTCTTCGGCGCTGCGGATGGTGTTTCCATCAATGACAACGGCATTGCTTATAAGTTCAATCATGGTGGCAGACCTTTTTGCTGGGTTTTGAGGCCGCTGGCGCGACGCTGGTTAGCGGGACTGCGCCGCGGCCAGTTTGAGGCCGAAGGCTATGAAAATAAAACCTGTAAAGCGTTGCAGCCAGAGCTGAAAGCGACTGTTTTCAAAAATATGACGCACACGGCCGAGTATGTAGGCCAGGGGCACATACCAGAGCAGGCACAGGGCCGACAGTATGCCGCCAAGCTCCAGAAACTGCGGGCCAAGCGGAGCGTGCGGATTCATGAACTGCGGCAGAAACGTCAGGAATATGATGACGGCCTTGGGGTTCAGGGCATTGGTCAGAAAGCCCTGACGAAAAAACGACCACCACTGGCGGCCCGTAAGGCGTGGAGCGGCTGCGGGTTTTTTCATGAGGCCGTGCGCCAGGGCATGCTCTTTCAGGTCGTCAGCCTGCGGAGCAACCCTCACCACCGCCGCGCTGGCCTGGCGCCCATGACGCAATGCCTGGATGCCGAGCCAGATAAGGTAGGCCGCGCCCACGTATTTCAGGATGCTGAACCACAACACGGACTGCGCGATGATGGCGGAAATGCCGAGCATGGCGGCCGTGGTATGTACGCCTATGCCCAGGGCCACACCACAGGCTGCGGCCTGCCCCTGGGGGCGGCCGTTGAGCAGCGATATTTTGGCGATAAGGGCAAAGTCCGGTCCCGGCAGCATGACCAGCAGTGCCGCCATGGGTACGAACAACAGCAGGTTTTCCAGTGAAATCATGTGTGTTTTCCTGCCCTGCGGGGCGGCATGGCGCATCAGTGCGGTCAGATGCGCCATGCCTTCTGGGGATGTTCTTGCCGTTGTTGCGGCGTACTGTCCAAAAATACCTGAAAATTGAGGGATATTTTTGTAACCTACACGGCAAATAGC contains the following coding sequences:
- the pyrE gene encoding orotate phosphoribosyltransferase, with the protein product MMELKRRLARLLVEKSYREGDFMLASGRRSDYYFDCRVTALHAEGSWLIGTLFNHMLRDLDIRGVGGMTMGADPLVSATTVVSHEQGRPLHGLLVRKEAKGHGTGQFVEGLGNFNAGDRVAMLEDVVTTGGSLLKACHRISDAELNIVAVCAILDREEGGREKLREAGYELLALFTRAKLVALAR
- a CDS encoding L,D-transpeptidase family protein, yielding MTRFSTTAPTTRQGGRVLCRSMAVRRFAVFLFSLCALRALPGLAAALLCVLAASGYARADNWQASLYNEGLPSHLVAVDKNRQTFMFFEKKSPLKLRYTYPCTTGQLTGDKKVLNDLRTPEGVYFVEYKIASGLDFKEYGGIAYTLNYPNPVDKLRGKTGHGIWIHSKGLGIEPLSTRGCVAIGLKEIDEVGPSLVPGTAVVLAERLDETTVPQPDNGTARELRRLMQAWSNAWAGRSSRMFEFYDADAYSKAMPESFAAFRLNKERLFKILSFIKIYNRKIHVLEGPGYWVTWSEQFYTASNLSTEGVRRLYWQRGDDKKFRIVGMEWSPRDLGMRAAYQKGQLVAEAPLQTASDADSEAPLPPRLDMPESAADGTEVVAASAADGSKAGGKTSAEAAAPGKSVALSEPLVPRRMQAPPPAEVNWGARPAMEDSARVAAEQRAAEELAARQRAEEERAAAQRLAEIRAAEERAAAVKAEAERLAAEQAAAEKAAAEAEAQRLAQLAAEKLAAERAAAKAEAERLAAEKAAAEKAAAEAEEQRLARSAAEKLAAEKLVAEQLAAQRAAEELEAKKQAALAAQDLRLTPELRTQLQQAVSGWNAALAARSPALADFYDHARFNREPGAPRGLSYNAAWRELEKHLGAPWLRYISRKPSFEVQGKLAVSRCEELVAGPHGLSEGVRTLWWRKGDNGDLRIVASQFQPDELGLAADYLDQVSGAVSDAIEGWRKAWEAGNLDAYMAYYTDSAVQQGRWGAKNIRRQKEGLWSRVQPILVQLSGLRLVADKAGIRADMGQTYADSAGHSDRGTKTLLLQYDGKKWLITREDWTAAPAAASAPGGGRP
- a CDS encoding hydratase, producing the protein MIELISNAVVIDGNTIRSAEEARAKGVDVEAARKNSLAARILSAHNTAPAGENVLRIRFDALASHDITYVGIIQTARASGLTEFPVPYALTNCHNSLCAVGGTINEDDHLFGLAAAQKYGGIFVPPHLAVIHQYVREMMTKCGGMILGSDSHTRYGALGVMAVGEGGPELVKQLLGKTYDVADPQKIAVWLEGTPRPGVGPQDVALALIAAVFKNGFVKNKVLEFMGPGVEGLSVEYRCGIDVMTTETTCLSSIWTTDAKVARYLEQHGRPGDYAELRLEGPAAYDGLIRIDLGKIVPMMALPFHPSNAYPVAEVARHAPELLAHVEDEARRQFGDAARGLNLCGKIRDGGLWVDQGIIAGCAGGSFENITLAAAILDGKSTGNLAFSLSVYPASEPQGLALVNNGSTAKLMAAGAVMKNAFCGPCFGAGDTPAHGALSIRHTTRNFPNREGSKPANGQLSAVALMDARSIAATAANGGRLTPATDLDWSAPGLAGISLDYRFEPLIYHRRVYNGFGQAKPETPLIFGPNIADWPAMSALPEHLLLQVASVITDPVTTTDELIPSGETSSLRSNPLKLAEYTLSRKDPGYVERAKTVNALEKTRLSNAADADLVARVRALFAICGLNIPQNGTDLADVGIGSTIFAVKPGDGSAREQAASCQKVLGGWANLAVEYATKRYRSNLINWGMLPFIVDADLADVLQIGDWLAVPHVRKAVQEAEPTLLAHIVRENGTSEQIALTLKDLTDDERQIILDGCLINFYNATRTA
- a CDS encoding LysE family translocator, whose translation is MISLENLLLFVPMAALLVMLPGPDFALIAKISLLNGRPQGQAAACGVALGIGVHTTAAMLGISAIIAQSVLWFSILKYVGAAYLIWLGIQALRHGRQASAAVVRVAPQADDLKEHALAHGLMKKPAAAPRLTGRQWWSFFRQGFLTNALNPKAVIIFLTFLPQFMNPHAPLGPQFLELGGILSALCLLWYVPLAYILGRVRHIFENSRFQLWLQRFTGFIFIAFGLKLAAAQSR